In one window of Vibrio sp. JC009 DNA:
- the elbB gene encoding isoprenoid biosynthesis glyoxalase ElbB: MPKTVAVVLAGCGVYDGSEINEVVLTLLALEESYLKYQCFAPDMEQAHVIDHFNGGDNGEKRNVLHESARIVRGNVKPLDELGTEEYCALIVTGGFGVAKNLSSFAFDGREFEVLPLLAEKMKAFSEAGKPSGYLCIAPVMLPKVFDGIECTIGTDSETAGVIEALGGRHIPCQVNEIAFDSKYKVVSTPAYMLAENLMEAKSGIDALVAEVTSLV; the protein is encoded by the coding sequence ATGCCTAAAACTGTTGCTGTTGTCCTGGCTGGGTGTGGAGTCTACGATGGCTCCGAGATTAATGAAGTGGTTCTGACTTTGTTGGCGCTGGAAGAAAGCTATCTGAAATATCAGTGCTTTGCTCCTGATATGGAGCAGGCACACGTTATCGACCATTTTAATGGTGGCGACAACGGCGAGAAACGAAATGTGTTGCATGAATCTGCTCGTATCGTCAGAGGAAATGTGAAGCCTCTGGATGAACTTGGCACAGAAGAATACTGCGCATTGATTGTTACGGGGGGATTTGGCGTGGCTAAGAATCTCTCAAGCTTTGCTTTTGATGGCAGGGAGTTTGAAGTATTGCCGTTACTGGCAGAAAAAATGAAAGCCTTCTCTGAAGCAGGTAAGCCTTCCGGATATTTATGTATCGCTCCGGTGATGCTTCCTAAAGTGTTTGACGGGATTGAATGCACGATAGGCACAGACTCAGAGACAGCAGGCGTAATCGAAGCACTTGGTGGCAGGCATATTCCGTGTCAGGTAAATGAGATAGCGTTTGACAGCAAATATAAGGTCGTTTCCACACCGGCATATATGTTGGCTGAGAATCTGATGGAAGCCAAATCAGGGATAGACGCTTTGGTTGCCGAAGTCACCTCTCTGGTATAA
- a CDS encoding DUF2986 domain-containing protein, with product MNRKKRINQILKSKQKKKNAKLHKSNKPKYISKAERAKLEAEQQDNETNLP from the coding sequence ATGAACAGAAAGAAGCGAATCAATCAAATCCTGAAGAGCAAGCAAAAAAAGAAAAACGCCAAACTGCACAAGAGCAATAAGCCGAAGTACATCTCTAAAGCCGAACGTGCAAAGCTTGAAGCAGAGCAGCAGGATAATGAAACTAACCTGCCCTAA
- a CDS encoding alkaline phosphatase, giving the protein MSKFNKALIATSIMLSAAANASETPKYVLYMIGDGMSSAQRQIAEYYVQGEKNDPDYHLAINSLPVTGIITTQSSDSLITDSAAAGTALATGVKTDNGVISMTPDGKKLATLLEGAEKNGWATGLVSTTRLTHATPAVFAAKNENRGNENEIAADFVDSGVDFFAGGGFRNFITGEGSKRKDDRNLVKEFEADGYKTFIGKDSTSSFMKMSPKAGDKVFAAFTKSHMPYEVDRINANINVPSLADMTDKAIELLAKDKDGFFLMVEGGRIDHAGHANDIAGNIHDTIAFDNAVKSALDFYNKHPKETLVVVVGDHETGGMGLGLGKQYFMNLDRVANYKESIDDGLEHVYKKKLNKDRAAFYNHIADKFALTDLTAEEKASIEKAMDFVDAGQKDTKKVWGGYDPVAMAVAHVTSKRAGVYWTSYAHTAIQLPVSATGVASADFGGFSDNTDVAKKLAKLMDVKIGE; this is encoded by the coding sequence ATGTCTAAATTTAATAAGGCACTTATTGCAACTTCTATTATGCTAAGTGCAGCAGCTAATGCGTCAGAAACGCCAAAATATGTTCTATACATGATTGGTGACGGCATGAGCTCTGCTCAGCGTCAGATCGCAGAATACTATGTTCAGGGTGAGAAGAATGATCCTGACTACCACCTGGCAATCAACTCTCTGCCTGTAACCGGTATCATCACAACTCAGTCTTCAGACTCTCTGATCACTGACTCTGCAGCAGCAGGTACTGCTCTTGCAACCGGTGTGAAAACTGACAACGGCGTTATCTCCATGACTCCGGACGGCAAAAAGCTTGCGACACTTCTTGAAGGTGCTGAGAAGAATGGCTGGGCGACGGGTCTGGTTTCTACTACTCGTCTGACTCACGCCACTCCGGCTGTATTTGCTGCGAAGAATGAAAACCGTGGCAACGAGAACGAAATCGCGGCAGACTTTGTTGATTCAGGCGTTGATTTTTTCGCTGGCGGTGGTTTCCGCAACTTCATCACTGGTGAAGGTTCTAAGCGCAAAGACGACCGCAACCTGGTTAAAGAGTTTGAAGCGGATGGCTACAAAACTTTCATCGGTAAAGATTCAACTTCTTCTTTTATGAAGATGTCTCCTAAGGCCGGTGACAAAGTATTCGCTGCATTTACTAAGTCTCACATGCCTTACGAAGTTGACCGTATCAACGCAAACATTAATGTTCCTTCTCTTGCGGATATGACAGATAAAGCCATCGAGCTTCTGGCTAAAGACAAAGACGGTTTCTTCCTGATGGTTGAAGGCGGCCGTATTGACCACGCTGGTCACGCTAACGATATCGCGGGTAACATCCACGACACTATCGCGTTCGATAACGCGGTTAAGTCTGCGCTTGATTTCTACAACAAGCACCCTAAAGAGACTCTGGTCGTTGTTGTTGGCGACCACGAAACCGGTGGTATGGGTCTTGGTCTTGGTAAGCAGTACTTTATGAACCTTGACCGTGTAGCGAACTACAAAGAGTCTATCGATGATGGTCTTGAGCACGTTTATAAGAAAAAGCTAAACAAAGATCGCGCGGCATTCTACAACCACATTGCTGACAAGTTTGCCCTTACTGACCTGACTGCAGAAGAAAAAGCAAGCATCGAAAAAGCAATGGACTTTGTTGACGCCGGTCAGAAAGACACGAAGAAAGTTTGGGGTGGTTACGATCCTGTCGCAATGGCTGTTGCTCACGTAACTTCTAAGCGCGCTGGTGTTTACTGGACTTCTTACGCTCACACAGCAATTCAACTGCCTGTTTCTGCAACGGGTGTTGCTTCTGCTGACTTTGGCGGTTTCAGTGACAACACAGACGTTGCTAAGAAACTGGCTAAGCTGATGGACGTTAAAATTGGTGAGTAA
- a CDS encoding EAL domain-containing protein, translated as MRLVFRGHSARAFSFASLLIVMMGFLFYLGNDLLVKRVSLIEVAEEIKVDTSTAHLWFEEILSGDTSENIADVWNYLDRAQSHADALLTGGEVDGSSFSRIESITSRQTVVQIKNELAEFRTIAEIRYAKRQSAFAGTLLDEQFDTQFFRLNATIDRLEERIKQELNSDIFRFQVISVLLICISTIGAAFLFRFLNRQEANQDNLLESLTKANKQIEEKNKNLHYQAHFDLLTGLPNRALLLDRLEQARLHAERAEHKLAVLFIDLDHFKEVNDRFGHHTGDTLLKMVAKRIQNTIRATDTAARISGDEFMVVLEGMVDSVSSVRVTNKIAETLIESLSNTYQIDDKSVHVSASIGIAIYPDDTRCEEELVRFADNAMYYAKSRGKNNYQFYSKELNQRSMEQADLEGDLRVAIDNDQFVLHYQPRWTFASGEVSGIEALVRWNHPEKGLLYPADFIPTAEYLGLIHEIDLLVTQKVLNQQKIWHEKQIKSVVVSVNISPYSFKQKSFLQSLCSVISDSDVGARDLEIEIKEQVLTEDKYFHNAFSRFKKLGLRLSLDDFGTDSISLKHLKSYPFNTLKIDKSYTSDQMRSKTTAILLENIVKIAGELGIEVVAEGIETMEQKDRLRAMGCKVGQGYMLAEPMEVSVLESYFAKGKKGNIIEFKRS; from the coding sequence ATGAGGCTAGTTTTCAGGGGACATTCAGCCAGAGCATTTTCGTTCGCATCGTTACTGATTGTAATGATGGGCTTTCTTTTCTACCTTGGAAACGATCTTTTAGTAAAGCGGGTTTCACTGATAGAGGTCGCGGAAGAGATAAAAGTTGACACCTCTACGGCTCACCTGTGGTTTGAGGAAATTCTTTCCGGTGATACCAGTGAGAATATCGCCGATGTCTGGAACTATCTTGACCGGGCACAAAGTCATGCAGATGCCTTGTTGACCGGGGGAGAGGTTGACGGCAGTTCATTTTCCCGCATAGAAAGCATTACCAGCCGCCAGACAGTTGTCCAGATAAAAAATGAGCTTGCTGAATTTCGTACTATCGCAGAAATCCGCTATGCAAAAAGGCAGTCTGCTTTTGCCGGCACTTTACTGGACGAACAGTTTGATACTCAGTTTTTCCGCCTCAATGCAACCATTGACCGGCTGGAGGAAAGGATAAAACAAGAGCTGAATTCTGATATTTTCAGATTTCAGGTCATCAGCGTTTTGCTAATTTGCATATCCACTATAGGGGCTGCTTTCTTATTTCGTTTTCTTAATCGTCAGGAAGCAAACCAGGATAATCTTCTGGAATCTCTCACCAAAGCCAATAAACAGATAGAAGAGAAAAACAAAAACCTTCACTATCAGGCGCATTTTGATCTGTTAACCGGACTTCCAAACCGGGCTCTTTTGCTGGACAGGCTTGAACAAGCCAGACTGCATGCCGAGAGGGCAGAGCATAAACTGGCCGTTCTGTTTATCGACCTGGACCATTTTAAGGAAGTGAATGACCGCTTTGGTCATCATACCGGTGATACCTTGCTGAAAATGGTCGCTAAGCGGATTCAGAATACCATCCGTGCAACAGACACAGCAGCCCGCATCAGTGGTGACGAGTTTATGGTGGTGCTCGAAGGCATGGTGGACTCGGTTTCGTCGGTCAGGGTGACGAATAAGATTGCTGAAACCCTGATAGAAAGCCTGTCGAATACCTATCAGATTGATGATAAATCGGTGCATGTATCAGCCAGTATCGGCATCGCCATATACCCAGACGATACACGGTGCGAGGAAGAGCTGGTCAGGTTTGCTGATAATGCGATGTATTATGCGAAGTCCAGGGGCAAAAATAACTATCAGTTTTACTCTAAAGAGCTGAACCAGCGCTCGATGGAGCAGGCCGATTTAGAGGGTGATTTAAGAGTCGCCATAGATAATGATCAGTTCGTACTGCACTATCAGCCTCGCTGGACCTTTGCTTCCGGTGAAGTGTCAGGCATAGAAGCCCTGGTTCGCTGGAACCACCCTGAAAAGGGCTTACTGTATCCGGCTGACTTTATTCCTACAGCTGAATATCTGGGGCTGATACATGAAATAGATCTTCTGGTGACTCAGAAGGTGCTGAACCAGCAAAAAATCTGGCATGAGAAGCAGATTAAATCTGTCGTGGTTTCAGTCAATATTTCACCTTACAGCTTTAAACAGAAGTCGTTCCTTCAGAGTCTGTGCTCAGTGATCAGCGACTCAGATGTCGGAGCGCGGGATCTTGAGATTGAAATAAAAGAGCAGGTACTGACGGAAGATAAGTATTTCCACAACGCTTTTTCCCGCTTTAAAAAGCTTGGCCTTAGACTTTCTCTGGATGATTTCGGTACAGACAGTATCTCGCTGAAGCATCTGAAGAGCTACCCGTTTAACACGCTGAAGATAGATAAAAGCTATACCTCTGATCAAATGAGAAGCAAAACCACAGCCATTTTGCTGGAGAACATAGTAAAAATTGCCGGTGAGTTGGGAATTGAAGTGGTAGCAGAGGGCATTGAAACCATGGAGCAGAAAGACAGATTGCGCGCGATGGGGTGTAAAGTCGGACAGGGTTACATGCTGGCTGAGCCCATGGAGGTTTCCGTACTGGAGTCGTATTTTGCTAAGGGGAAGAAAGGCAATATCATTGAATTTAAGCGTAGCTGA
- the yddG gene encoding aromatic amino acid DMT transporter YddG encodes MFTTYRYTFFGATAILLWSCLVALTRSVAEQLGAIGGAATIYTVASVLLLVTLGIPKLRQFSLSYIVIGGGLFACYEVFFSLALGFANDRQQTLEMAIINYLWPSLTVLLAVIGSPKKVSAWIYPAIAVAFLGVIWSITGDEGFSLPQLLSNIASNPVAYFLAFSGAFIWAIYCNVTRRLSNGQNGITLFFIFTAVTLWIHYAFVDAPPMKYTVKNVFDVVLASAFMAGGYGLWNIAIIGGNMVFLATLSYFTPVLSTFLSMLILGVSLSSTFWQGVAMVTLGSLICWRITQ; translated from the coding sequence TTGTTTACTACTTACCGATATACATTCTTCGGAGCAACTGCCATTCTGCTCTGGAGTTGTCTGGTTGCCCTTACCCGGAGTGTTGCTGAGCAACTTGGTGCGATTGGTGGCGCGGCAACCATATACACAGTTGCCTCTGTGCTGCTGTTGGTTACGCTCGGGATCCCAAAGCTAAGGCAGTTTTCTTTATCCTACATTGTTATCGGGGGCGGGTTATTCGCCTGTTATGAGGTGTTTTTCTCACTTGCCCTGGGCTTTGCCAATGACAGGCAGCAGACACTGGAGATGGCTATCATCAATTACTTATGGCCCTCACTAACGGTATTGCTTGCTGTGATAGGAAGCCCGAAGAAAGTGAGCGCCTGGATATATCCGGCGATAGCCGTGGCGTTTTTGGGTGTGATCTGGAGTATTACCGGTGACGAAGGGTTTTCACTTCCACAATTATTATCAAATATTGCATCAAATCCTGTTGCGTATTTTCTGGCATTTTCAGGCGCATTTATCTGGGCAATATATTGCAATGTGACCAGACGCCTCTCAAACGGGCAAAATGGCATTACGCTATTCTTTATATTTACCGCTGTAACATTGTGGATTCACTACGCATTTGTGGATGCCCCTCCAATGAAGTATACGGTGAAAAATGTATTTGATGTGGTATTAGCCAGTGCTTTTATGGCTGGAGGGTACGGTCTGTGGAATATCGCCATTATTGGCGGAAATATGGTTTTTCTGGCGACACTTTCCTATTTTACACCGGTTCTTTCAACATTTTTGTCCATGCTCATTCTTGGGGTCAGCTTAAGCAGTACGTTCTGGCAGGGGGTTGCCATGGTGACACTTGGCTCACTTATTTGCTGGAGGATAACTCAGTAA
- a CDS encoding PAS domain S-box protein — protein MLTTSIGKLKLALLVSFLILWGGMYAYFNNNYSTKKTLHLTKEVSVITTIYNSSIELFRLSSRPLVEGVIQNENVLRTVAAGINSSGEEQEQARQKLYSQLRPVYEQLRDQGLVLLHFHTPDLKSFLRFHKPDLHGDSLREVRPSVEIANSYKRIVEGFEFGRIKSGYRNIFPLTYQNQHIGSVELSVSFDEIRDKMDEMDSARSYQLIINRDVAFGVLFEQWKDQYPTSMINTDYVIDKSLSVGNHAANGAHNNDKLLVALSEYPKVQTEMKTNRPFSVAVEADGRDWTVTFIPVWDIKHRKAGYLVSYEESLFMTMLGKSFRNSVILGTLFLLVLFFVARLLIRSTDTLISQKNHLEVINDTIGDGLYVMDERGAVTHVNATFTEILGYRPEEIIGKIGHDIFHAHQGEEETQPLKECPIYKSLQNGWIFEGEELFTHKNGSLALVEITSKSFRHISGKKYSVSAFRDITDRKEKEQAIEAEKLRFNSLLESTQDGYWLINAYGEILDVNESYCQMSGYSEQELIGRKIAFVEMAHSDEMIRDNIAMVKQQGKASFEAKHRRKSGEEFDVDVSVSYADIEGGRFFALIRDISQRKKNYEKIEQQKRELEAVFNYSQSGIALVDLEFNVLEFNDAFCKGLGFHREELLNMSLLELRFVEDDDGTSIEDQMKALFSGGAVNDVTKTCHRKDGTIVHTILSAVILPDNERILLNVKDITLMKELEEQLQKLAETDRLTNISNRQKLEFELKKYTELSNRMGLPLGLIMLDLDHFKAVNDEYGHDVGDQVLILVADLIQQHIRVSDIFARWGGEEFMILLPGVDAEHVDEASEKLRVLIEQQDFSPVEQLTSSFGTTTYKAEEDIAEFLKRVDIALYEAKNAGRNRVCRK, from the coding sequence ATGCTGACAACGTCAATAGGCAAACTGAAACTAGCGCTCTTAGTCTCCTTCCTTATTTTATGGGGAGGGATGTACGCCTATTTCAACAATAACTACAGTACAAAAAAGACGCTGCATCTGACCAAAGAAGTCTCTGTTATTACCACCATTTACAACAGTAGTATTGAATTATTCCGCCTTTCATCCAGACCTCTGGTAGAGGGGGTTATTCAGAATGAAAATGTGCTGAGAACAGTGGCGGCAGGAATCAACTCCAGTGGAGAGGAGCAGGAACAGGCTCGTCAAAAGCTGTACTCTCAGCTAAGGCCGGTTTATGAGCAATTGCGTGATCAGGGATTGGTGTTACTGCACTTTCATACGCCTGATTTAAAAAGTTTCCTCCGCTTTCATAAGCCGGATCTGCACGGAGATTCTCTGAGAGAGGTCAGACCCTCAGTAGAAATAGCAAACAGTTACAAGCGAATTGTAGAAGGGTTTGAGTTTGGCCGGATAAAGTCAGGTTACCGGAATATTTTTCCTCTGACCTATCAAAACCAGCATATTGGCAGCGTTGAGCTCAGTGTCTCCTTTGATGAAATCAGAGATAAAATGGATGAGATGGACAGCGCCAGGAGTTACCAGTTAATCATCAACCGTGATGTTGCCTTTGGAGTGCTGTTTGAGCAATGGAAAGACCAGTATCCCACCTCAATGATTAATACTGATTATGTGATAGATAAGTCTTTATCTGTGGGAAACCATGCAGCGAATGGTGCTCATAATAATGACAAGTTGCTTGTTGCGCTAAGTGAGTACCCTAAAGTTCAGACAGAAATGAAAACTAACAGGCCATTTTCTGTTGCTGTTGAGGCAGATGGCAGAGACTGGACCGTCACTTTTATACCGGTATGGGATATTAAACATCGTAAAGCAGGATACCTGGTCTCCTACGAAGAAAGTCTTTTTATGACCATGCTGGGAAAGAGTTTCCGCAATTCAGTTATCTTAGGTACTCTGTTTTTGCTGGTACTGTTTTTCGTAGCAAGGTTGCTTATTAGGTCTACAGATACGCTGATTTCCCAGAAAAACCATCTGGAAGTGATTAACGATACCATCGGCGATGGCCTCTATGTTATGGATGAACGAGGAGCAGTGACTCATGTCAATGCGACATTTACTGAAATTCTGGGGTATCGGCCGGAAGAGATAATCGGAAAAATCGGCCACGATATTTTCCATGCTCATCAGGGCGAGGAGGAAACGCAGCCTTTAAAGGAGTGCCCCATCTATAAGTCTTTGCAAAATGGCTGGATTTTTGAGGGGGAGGAGCTTTTCACACACAAGAACGGAAGCCTGGCCCTTGTGGAGATAACCAGTAAGTCATTCCGCCATATTTCAGGAAAGAAATATTCGGTATCCGCCTTCAGAGATATCACTGACAGAAAAGAGAAAGAACAGGCCATTGAGGCAGAGAAACTCAGGTTTAATTCACTTCTTGAGTCTACTCAGGATGGGTACTGGCTTATCAATGCTTATGGCGAAATATTAGATGTGAATGAATCCTACTGCCAGATGAGTGGTTATTCTGAACAGGAGTTAATAGGCAGAAAAATTGCCTTTGTTGAAATGGCACATAGCGATGAGATGATCCGCGACAATATCGCTATGGTTAAGCAACAGGGAAAAGCCAGCTTTGAGGCAAAACACAGACGCAAAAGTGGTGAAGAGTTTGACGTGGATGTTTCCGTCAGTTATGCCGACATTGAAGGTGGGCGGTTTTTTGCTTTGATTCGCGATATATCTCAGAGAAAGAAAAACTACGAAAAAATAGAGCAGCAGAAAAGAGAGCTTGAAGCGGTATTTAATTACTCTCAGTCGGGCATTGCTCTGGTTGATTTAGAGTTTAATGTTCTTGAGTTTAATGATGCCTTTTGCAAAGGGCTGGGATTCCACCGGGAAGAGCTTCTGAACATGTCACTGCTGGAGTTGCGCTTTGTCGAGGATGATGACGGTACAAGCATAGAAGATCAGATGAAGGCTCTGTTCTCTGGCGGGGCCGTTAACGATGTCACTAAAACCTGCCACCGGAAAGACGGTACGATTGTTCACACGATTCTGAGTGCGGTAATACTTCCGGATAACGAGAGAATCCTGCTGAATGTAAAAGATATTACCCTGATGAAGGAACTGGAAGAGCAGCTTCAGAAGCTGGCTGAAACTGACAGGCTTACCAATATCAGCAACCGGCAAAAGCTGGAATTTGAGCTTAAAAAGTACACTGAGCTGTCTAACCGTATGGGACTGCCACTTGGCTTAATTATGCTGGATCTGGATCACTTTAAAGCAGTAAATGATGAGTATGGGCACGATGTGGGTGATCAGGTATTAATCCTGGTTGCAGATTTGATTCAGCAGCATATCCGTGTATCAGATATTTTCGCAAGATGGGGTGGGGAAGAGTTTATGATTCTTTTGCCCGGAGTGGATGCGGAGCATGTTGATGAAGCCTCTGAAAAACTCAGAGTTTTAATTGAGCAGCAGGACTTTTCTCCGGTTGAGCAGCTAACTTCAAGTTTTGGAACAACAACTTACAAGGCAGAAGAGGATATTGCTGAGTTCTTAAAGCGGGTTGATATTGCGCTATATGAAGCAAAAAACGCGGGACGCAACAGAGTGTGCAGAAAGTAA
- a CDS encoding YibE/F family protein, with the protein MRGLSLLLATLLAAIVYNFVFASGGNNPVRHHIAKVTSVNNERVTIIGTGKLGDQKLMAEIDGREVALTNLLTGAMEYDEFYEVGDTIVVAENSGRYHAVALFRLPVLLGLVLLFAVGLLAYARKVGFYALLSFMGSVAIIFGILIPGLLAGFSPILITGITVFVLSSMIILSVAGWTTKGKAALAGTTVGLLVTTFLCVMVGRLLHLDGMTQPLAQPLLFENGLKLDMVGILYAAILVGASGAAMDVAMEMAATMEEVKLNSPEISRTNLLRSGLRVGNAVIGTMTTTLLLAYAGGFLTLLMLFATRGNDLMQILNMKLVASEICRTLIGSLALIIVAPVTAWIASYMLENGAQNSLSEAEV; encoded by the coding sequence ATGCGCGGGCTATCTCTTTTGTTAGCAACCCTTCTGGCTGCCATTGTTTATAATTTTGTTTTTGCCTCCGGTGGTAATAATCCGGTTCGTCACCACATTGCAAAAGTGACTTCGGTAAATAATGAAAGAGTCACCATTATCGGAACCGGCAAGCTTGGTGATCAAAAGCTGATGGCGGAGATAGATGGCAGAGAAGTGGCGCTAACCAATCTGCTTACCGGCGCTATGGAATACGATGAGTTCTATGAGGTGGGCGATACGATTGTTGTGGCTGAAAACAGCGGGCGCTATCACGCTGTAGCGCTATTCCGTTTACCAGTGTTGTTAGGTCTGGTGCTTCTGTTTGCTGTTGGCCTGCTGGCGTATGCCCGTAAGGTGGGTTTTTATGCACTGCTTTCATTTATGGGCTCTGTCGCCATTATTTTCGGTATTCTGATCCCGGGGCTGTTAGCCGGTTTTTCACCTATCCTGATAACCGGTATTACGGTTTTTGTTCTCAGCAGCATGATAATTCTTTCAGTGGCCGGCTGGACAACGAAGGGCAAAGCCGCCCTTGCCGGGACCACAGTAGGCCTGCTGGTTACGACCTTTTTATGCGTCATGGTTGGCCGATTGCTCCACCTTGATGGTATGACTCAGCCACTGGCTCAGCCGCTGCTGTTTGAAAATGGTCTGAAGCTGGATATGGTCGGGATTTTGTATGCTGCAATTCTGGTAGGCGCCAGTGGCGCGGCGATGGATGTGGCAATGGAAATGGCGGCCACCATGGAAGAAGTGAAATTAAACAGCCCGGAGATCAGCCGGACAAACCTGCTAAGATCCGGCCTTCGGGTGGGTAATGCGGTTATTGGCACCATGACAACCACTCTGCTTCTTGCTTATGCCGGTGGCTTTTTAACGCTCCTGATGCTTTTTGCCACCAGAGGCAACGACCTTATGCAGATACTAAATATGAAGTTAGTGGCCTCTGAGATCTGCCGTACTCTGATTGGTAGCTTAGCTTTGATTATCGTGGCTCCGGTTACGGCCTGGATTGCCAGCTATATGCTTGAGAACGGAGCGCAAAACTCACTTTCAGAAGCGGAAGTTTAA
- a CDS encoding TetR/AcrR family transcriptional regulator: protein MVKKTRSELKREAIVEAAKLAFIESGVQGTSMDAISEKAQVSKRTVYNHFETKEALVMHIINELWRKAIMQIDVKYSAEKPLHEQLSQLLLIEAQLISSSENIELSRVAFGHFFYNPDALKKEMVKYSARETALYRWLEAAVADGKLKPMDFEFANDQLHHMLKGACFWPLLLDMGCKPEEENLQRLANESAAMFLSYYQK from the coding sequence ATGGTTAAGAAGACACGAAGCGAGCTAAAACGCGAAGCAATAGTCGAAGCGGCGAAGCTGGCCTTTATTGAATCTGGCGTGCAAGGCACAAGCATGGATGCCATCTCAGAGAAAGCTCAGGTTTCAAAAAGAACGGTTTACAACCATTTTGAAACCAAAGAAGCGCTTGTTATGCACATAATCAATGAACTATGGCGAAAGGCCATAATGCAGATTGACGTAAAATACAGCGCAGAAAAACCGCTGCATGAGCAACTTAGTCAGTTACTGCTTATTGAGGCACAGCTTATTTCATCCAGTGAGAACATTGAACTTTCCCGGGTGGCATTCGGTCACTTTTTCTATAACCCGGACGCGCTTAAAAAAGAGATGGTCAAATACTCGGCTCGGGAGACGGCGCTCTATCGATGGCTGGAAGCGGCGGTTGCCGATGGAAAGTTAAAGCCTATGGACTTTGAATTTGCCAACGATCAGTTGCATCATATGCTTAAGGGCGCTTGTTTCTGGCCTTTGCTTTTAGATATGGGATGTAAGCCGGAAGAAGAAAATCTGCAAAGACTGGCAAATGAGAGTGCAGCAATGTTTTTAAGTTATTACCAAAAATAA